The following nucleotide sequence is from Drosophila mauritiana strain mau12 unplaced genomic scaffold, ASM438214v1 U_132, whole genome shotgun sequence.
gtctatttctgggctgctgatgatgttgatggctgctcacaagtccccaggcagtgaggactccagactccttcgcagtccggggggcaggactttttagccttcgttagtgctggtgctggtgctggacatgcctttggttttggaacttcattaattattgttatatttttagtattttctgagtaagtttCTCGAGttttgggtcttcaattcttcctgatattaaagcaagtggtctagctctgcatgtagccttagagctttcgaccaaaccggtggcgtttgctgaccgtatattagccacttacgtgggctatacgtttgttcagcttggtatttagaccgccacggtgttttcccataactcaatacaactctactcactcagatatttccttagttttggcaattgtaagttccatgtaatgattcctcggtcttcttcctcagccttccagtccagttttcctccaatatgtgttttttatttcgttaatttgtccaacgttggacgactgtcacggtcgccatgtaatgggtcgttcattgataacacaagtcttttggttttgattgcagccgtcaggctgaattaggtttttatttgatttttattaaatttttgtttggcggaaatggttctgccagttcaacgtctttacagtgtctgcgttgtgagttttgaatatatttcgtcttaggctaagccgcgtagctgcgctgccggatacgccagcggcggagcggctttcttagtatatcttatatatctaggcttatcgagagagcgatctatgtacttatgtattatgcatttggtcggcgtgggaatgctgaccatgcacttatactttgtagccttcaagtgtacgatcatgttacatccgccttgggccttattggttgcataaacataaacataaacatagaaacaaagtgctgctatatgttagtatgctattatacttaaatgttcttaatattacataggcgCATACTACACCAATGGCACCGGAGTTGTTCACTTATACTTGAACGTATCAGCGCTAACTAATTATAAggtatttgcggtatttatttttaatcttcgaagagcgtaaactggatgtaaatgtggtttcactcaaccttgacaattgatgtatgcgtgttgaggtgtgtactcatcttaaaatctgagaaaagataagattttttagaaaattcgaataataattgtggacaatattttttttatattagtttatgtttaatgctcgtttatgtttcatttgtgacgagtgaatttagtgaacagttgaactgggcgcggtagtccgtattcttcctttttggccttggcctactaatggtatggttgccacacaatcctctgggctgctttctcgggtgcctccacaccactcagcctatccagcagattaccacacactttaatcagaggttacttggttaatatttcatttacttcatttcatttattatactctgtactgctatatcggtaactcctcccccctggaatgaagtgacggccacatcgaaggaatggccgaaacgtaatttaacggaatttccacaggggtgataatggtgcttcttctttcaacatcagggtcaatattgtgcatatggtattctcgtttgaccgcgcgttcacacttccgagatccttctgttaacactccgacactcggcctccttccgcacgcgatctctcagatgatttttggatacttggtacgccgttaaaacaaatcataaaatcggGAGAACCAAAttttgtggtatcaaatatcgcataaatcacactggttgcaaaatgaaaggaatatagtgatcgaagtcaccgGTAAGGTGACTTCACTCATACAGTGAACTGCacatcaagcagcccgagacttgcaatcgtattctgaaacttcagttcagatgagcccataacgtcataacattcataacgttagcgtacatatgttgtgttgaatcggctccgaaAATGGTAAGTCGAATCGCCCATAACGACTTCATTATAGTCTCCCGTCAATTGCTGATCAATCGAGCCGACACGGATAAGGACAAACAGAGTGCCAAGGTGCTCATTATCTACAGCACTGGAAAGCAGCACATCGTCACCTTCAAGCTGCCCATCGATGCCTTTACAGTGCAAAAGCTGTTTCTCAAGATGAACCTTCATATGGAGGATAACATCACGATTGATTGCATGGAGAATGCCGGTGGTATTATCCATTTGGTGGTCTTGTGggattcgccatcggtgatacattgccgataagattgccaaggcggaggagttctacaagaaggtgcatcagtccaggGCGTCCGCTGATGCCGGCTCCTCGcacgcggtgcccgttgaagagccaccatctcttccgtttgtcaagccatcggtggtctcggtgggcttcgccatcggtgataccattgcgATACGATTGCCCATTGCGGAGGAGTTCAACAAGAAGTGCATCAGTCAAAGGCGTCCGCTGGTGCCGCTCTTCCCAACGCGGTGCCGTTGAAGTGCCACCATCTCGTGCGTTGTCAACCATCGGAGACTTCGGTGGCCAAAAATGGTTGCCAGCCATCTGCAACCAAAGgcaagaagcacaagaaaagacatcgcgctccgggagacaccaatgctgacaaagcgatatcgtcggcgaatcaagacgccaatactcccaagaccaagaaacagaagaagtggtcattctgcagaggacagcatggttatcaagttgctggtgctcaagacaacccaggttcatctggcaataaacagggaagtcaaacccctacgggtaacacctcaaattctccaaagaagagcaatggtctccaggcgtgcaaccagctggagacgctctcgcaagctcccagtcaatccagtcgaaggaccaagtcgcacatgccactgttagcaagaaatcggaagagacagctggtggatctcaatcgcgggtgcaaccgaatgtgcatccataccggcgccagcgagaaagcaactagtgacactatacccacacctgcagaacgcgcagagaagagtcgcctgcgccggaacatcaactggataataagcagggacttgacgatgaagtcattgtgctgttgagcagcgaggatgaggagaccaccgccgccgccaatggccaaacagagggaagactctccgtcgacgagaatccaacgcttttcacatatccgcccaccggaaccggtggcctgagcatcaccattaaggactatatgtgtctcaaggaaggcacattctgaacgacataatcattgattttatctgcgctggttaaagaataacatcataccagagggtcagcgcgaataggacgcacatctttagcaattttccacatgagattgaccacagagacgagtcccaacaacacgaaggagccggtggccaagaggcgtcacgaaagggtaaagaagtggacacgaaccgtgaatatattcgagaaggatttcatcataataccattcaacgagaagtcccattggatactggccatcatatgttttccaaacctgaagacctccgtggttaaccatgatgtacagacacccggcgaagacattccaatcaaacagccattgattctcatcttcgattcgttggagggcaactcacgcgatcgagatattgtcatattgcatgattacctcaacttcgagtacaaggcaaagtatccgaaagagcgggcgcgcatcttcaacggggataatatgccaggtctcattgtggaggtgccgcagcaggagaatctcaccgattgcggtctctatctgctgcagtatgcggagcaattcttcacaaacccatcgttaactataagctgcccattagggagctgatcgattggtttgacctgctcacagtaaccaagaagcgcgaggatatcgccaatctcatccagaagctgatgaatgaaggcaatcagcagggcataactttgcccgtcataaagtttcccacactgaatggcataatggtgatggatgtggatgacgataaggaatgggacacggaggaagagaatcaaactataaaccaatatagttttgaaaccagaacaccgccgaaagaaggcatacactccagtaaaccacttgtgaagtggctgcttcggaaatatattttcacacagaagaactgaagacgacgacaacgcaatgcacacacgtttggaatactaggaggagcaagttacacggaggtgggttcaccagaattataggttttttcccccaaaagcaagaaaactttcatacacacacacacacacaagtcaccaaaaagagcagtgcggccaaaaagacgataaagaggctacctaccagagagagagaaagagagacacagatcaggatcacaggatgagcaggataagcagcatgagcagataagcagcatgagcaggataagcaggagctggatgccaggaggtggagaatggccaaacatcaagaaaaattctaaatttagagtcaccaaattaatagaaaatattttttttgtaaatagcaaaataaacggtccataggaccaataaaaataagtcacgcaataatcatagctttatagattgccaaaaatgaattctactatactatatggtacttaagcgcggttatcagctatttggaaaatcagcattatactcgactctacgcccacacacatacacagacacacgcacacgcacacacatggatctctttgcattggtgttggggttcggcgataagaaaatcgagccattaagtcgcgccggcgattctatagacgctcagttgctttggagcgattctttgatgcagacgaacgtcggagtttgcggattgtaataaaagagcaagcacagagagagagagagagagacagttaatgagacagagagatatatatgcaggtaggagctttgtattacgcatacactagggcttgactgtatatgtacacattgtaacggagtgctacaatgtgcttttaagttatgattatacagtacagtaattaaccgatatgtgtgcatactacaatactacttttacagtttggtagaaaatcttctttattttatatatgtttttagttttcttattccatttgtctctatatacatttatattgggaattatttctttcttctttctttttctattttgtcaatgttagtcaaaaaaaaaaatttcttttacattattgtctgcctgaatctagctatggcttcacggacatattgggttaacagggcatagtagtttatgctccattttacaatgtgtcttaaaatttttcttatatatatatatatttatatttattgttaattagttaatattttagtgctgctgatgttcatctcctggtgtcagctgggcgtcgccggggtggcacgctgatactcccttgctgctgtctatttctgggctgctgatgatgttgatggctgctcacaagtccccaggcagtgaggactccagactccttcgcagtccgggggcaggactttttagccttcgttagtgctggtgctggtgctggacatgcctttggttttggaacttcattaattattgttatatttttagtattttctgagtaagttttctcgagtttttgggtcttcaattcttcctgatattaaagcaagtggtctagctctgcatgtagccttagagctttcgaccaaaccggtggcgtttgctgaccgtatattagccactttacgtgggctatacgtttgttcagcttggtatttagaccgccacggtgttttcccataactcaatacaactctactcactcagatatttccttagttttggcaattgtaagttccatgtaatgattcctcggtcttcttcctcagccttccagtccagttttcctccaatatgtgttttttatttcgttaatttgtccaacgttggacgactgtcacggtcgccatgtaatgggtcgttcattgataacacaagtcttttggttttgattgcagccgtcaggctgaattaggtttttatttgattttattaaattttgtttggcggaaatggttctgccagttcaacgtctttacagtgtctgcgttgtgagttttgaatatatttcgtcttaggctaagccgcgtagctgcgctgccggatacgccagcggcggagcggctttcttatgtatatcttatatatctaggcttatcgagagagcgatctatgtacttatgtattatgcatttggtcggcgtgggaatgctgaccatgcacttatactttgtagccttcaagtgtacgatcatgttacatccgccttgggccttattggttgcataaacataaacataaacatagaaacaaagtgctgctatatgttagtatgctattatacttaaatgttcttaatattacataggcgcatactacaccaatggcaccggagttgttcacttaatacttgaaacgtatcagcgctaactaattataaggtatttgcggtatttattttaatcttcgaagagcgtaaactggatgtaaatgtggtttcactcaaccttgacaattgatgtatgcgtgttgaggtgtgtactcatcttaaaatctgagaaaagataaagatttttagaaaattcgaataataattgtggacaatattttttttatattagtttatgtttaatgctcgtttatgtttcatttgtgacgagtgaatttagtgaacagttgaactgggcgcggtagtccgtattcttcctttttggccttggcctactaatggtatggttgccacacaatcctctgggctgctttctcgggtgcctccacaccactcagcctatccagcagattaccacacactttaatcagaggttacttggttaatatttcatttactttcatttcatttattatactctgtactgctatatcggtaactcctcccccctggaatgaagtgacggccacatcgaaggaatggccgaaacgtaatttaacggaatttccacaggggtgataatggtgcttcttctttcaacatcagggtcaatattgtgcatatggtattctcgtttgaccgcgcgttcacacttccgagatccttctgttaacactccgacactcggcctccttccgcacgcgatctctcagatgatttttggatacttggtacgccgtttaaacaaatcataaaatcgggagaaaccaaatttttgtggtatcaaatatcgcataaatcacactggttgcaaaatgaaaggaatatagtgatcgaagtcaccgtgtaaggtgacttcacTCATACAGTGAACTTGCacatcaagcagcccgagactttgcaatcgtattctgaaacttcagtttcagatgagcccataacgttcataacattcataacgttagcgtacatatgttgtgttgaatcggctccgaaAATGGTAAGTCGAATCGCCCATAACGACTTCATTATAGTCTCCCGTCAATTGCTGATCAATCGAGCCGACACGGATAAGGACAAACAGAGTGCCAAGGTGCTCATTATCTACAGCACTGGAAAGCAGCACATCGTCACCTTCAAGCTGCCCATCGATGCCTTTACAGTGCAAAAGCTGTTTCTCAAGATGAACCTTCATATGGAGGATAACATCACGATTGATTGCATGGAGAATGCCGGTGGTATTATCCATTTGGTGGTCTCTGTGggattcgccatcggtgataccattgccgataagattgccaaggcggaggagttctacaagaaggtgcatcagtccagggcgtccgctgatgccgctcctcgcaacgcggtgcccgttgaagagccaccatctcttccgtttgtcaagccatcggtggtctcggtgggcttcgccatcggtgataccattgccgatacgattgcccatgcggaggagttcaacaagaaggtgcatcagtcaaaggcgtccgctggtgccgctcttcccaacgcggtgcccgttgaagtgccaccatctcgtgcggttgtcaagccatcggagacttcggtggccaacaatggttgccagccatctgcaaccaaaggcaagaagcacaagaaaagacatcgcgctccgggagacaccaatgctgacaaagcgatatcgtcggcgaatcaagacgccaatactcccaagaccaagaaacagaagaagtgtcattctgcagaggacagcaatggttatcaagttgctggtgctcaagacaacccaggttcatctggcaataaacagggaagtcaaacccctacgggtaacacctcaaattctccaaagaagagtagtactgcccaagtgatatcgtcggtggatcaagacgacaatactcccaagaccaagaaacagaagaagtgtcattctgcagaggacagcaatggttatcaagttgctggtgctcaagacaacccaggttcatctggcaataaacagggaaatcaaacccccacgggtaacacctcaaattctccaaagaagagcaatggtctccagggcgtgcaaccagctggagacgctctcgcaagctcccagtcaatccagtcgaaggaccaagtcgcacatgccactgttagcaagaaatcggaagagacagctggtggatctcaatcgcgggtgcaaccgaatgttgcatccataccggcgccagccgagaaagcaactagtgacactatacccacacctgcagaacgcgcagagaagagtcgcctgcgccggaacatcaactggataataagcagggactttgacgatgaagtcattgtgctgttgagcagcgaggatgaggagaccaccgccgccgccaatggccaaacagagggaagactctccgtcgacgagaatccaacgcttttcacatatccgcccaccggaaccggtggcctgagcatcaccattaaggactatatgtgtctcaaggaaggcacatttctgaacgacataatcattgatttttatctgcgctggttaaagaataacatcataccagagggtcagcgcgataggacgcacatctttagcacatttttccacatgagattgaccacagagacgagtcccaacaacacgaaggagccggtggccaagaggcgtcacgaaagggtaaagaagtggacacgaaccgtgaatatattcgagaaggatttcatcataataccattcaacgagaagtcccattggatactggccatcatatgttttccaaacctgaagacctccgtggttaaccatgatgtacagacacccggcgaagacattccaatcaaacagccattgattctcatcttcgattcgttggagggcaactcacgcgatcgagatattgtcatattgcatgattacctcaacttcgagtacaaggcaaagtatccgaaagagcgggcgcgcatcttcaacggggataatatgccaggtctcattgtggaggtgccgcagcaggagaatctcaccgattgcggtctctatctgctgcagtatgcggagcaattcttcacaaaacccatcgttaactataagctgcccattagggagctgatcgattggtttgacctgctcacagtaaccaagaagcgcgaggatatcgccaatctcatccagaagctgatgaatgaaggcaatcagcagggcataactttgcccgtcataaagtttcccacactgaatggcataatggtgatggatgtggatgacgataaggaatgggacacggaggaagagaatcaaactataaaccaatatagttttgaaaccagaacaccgccgaaaagaaggcatacactccagtaaaccacttgtgaagtggctgcttcggaaaattatattttcacacagaagaactgaagacgacgacaacgcaatgcacacacgtttggaatactaggaggagcaagttacacggaggtgggttcaccagaattataggttttttcccccaaaagcaagaaaactttcatacacacacacacacacacaagtcaccaaaaagagcagtgcggccaaaaagacgataaagaggctacctaccagagagagagaaagagagacacagatcaggatcacaggatg
It contains:
- the LOC117149097 gene encoding ubiquitin-like-specific protease 2; the encoded protein is MVSRIAHNDFIIVSRQLLINRADTDKDKQSAKVLIIYSTGKQHIVTFKLPIDAFTVQKLFLKMNLHMEDNITIDCMENAGGIIHLVVSVGFAIGDTIADKIAKAEEFYKKVHQSRASADAAPRNAVPVEEPPSLPFVKPSVVSPSETSVANNGCQPSATKGKKHKKRHRAPGDTNADKAISSANQDANTPKTKKQKKCHSAEDSNGYQVAGAQDNPGSSGNKQGNQTPTGNTSNSPKKSNGLQGVQPAGDALASSQSIQSKDQVAHATVSKKSEETAGGSQSRVQPNVASIPAPAEKATSDTIPTPAERAEKSRLRRNINWIISRDFDDEVIVLLSSEDEETTAAANGQTEGRLSVDENPTLFTYPPTGTGGLSITIKDYMCLKEGTFLNDIIIDFYLRWLKNNIIPEGQRDRTHIFSTFFHMRLTTETSPNNTKEPVAKRRHERVKKWTRTVNIFEKDFIIIPFNEKSHWILAIICFPNLKTSVVNHDVQTPGEDIPIKQPLILIFDSLEGNSRDRDIVILHDYLNFEYKAKYPKERARIFNGDNMPGLIVEVPQQENLTDCGLYLLQYAEQFFTKPIVNYKLPIRELIDWFDLLTVTKKREDIANLIQKLMNEGNQQGITLPVIKFPTLNGIMVMDVDDDKEWDTEEENQTINQYSFETRTPPKRRHTLQ